The Caminicella sporogenes DSM 14501 genomic interval TCTAGGATGTGTTTTATTGTAAACTTCTCTTATTCTGTTTTTAGTAAGCTGCATATAAATTTGAGTAGTAGATATATCTGAATGTCCCAACATTTCCTGTACTGATTTTAAATCTGCTCCATTTTGAATTAAATGCGTTGCAAAAGAATGTCTCAGTGTCTGAGGAGTAATTTTTTTATTTATATTTGCTTTTTTAGTATACCTCTTCATTATTTTCCAAAATCCTTGTCTTGTCAACCTTTTTCCATAATAATTTACAAACAGTGCTTTTTCATCTTTTTTAGCTAATTTTGACCTATATTTGTTAACATACGTTTCTAATGCTCTTTTTGCCAAAGAACCTATCGGAATAACTCGCTCTCTTTCTCCTTTTCCTTGACATCTAATAAAACCTAATTCTAAACTTATATCATCTATATTAAGTGAAACTAGTTCTGATACACGTATTCCCGTAGCATAAAGTAGTTCTATCATTGATTTATCCCTTGCCCCTATACTGGTATTTTCATCAGGCTGTTCCAATAATCTTTCAACTTCACTCAAACTCAAAACACAAGGCAATTTTTTTTCAGCTTTTGGAGATTCAAGATTAAAAGTAGGATCGTTCTTTATAATATTTTTATTTAACATATACTGATATAAAGACCTAATCGATGCTAGATTTCTAGAAATTGTTGATGCAGCACGTCCTCTTTTTTGAAGATAAAGTAAATAAGTTATAATAGTTGTCTTGTTAGCTTCTTGATAAGTTGCTTTTCCTTTTTCTTTTAAATAATCAGCAAATTGTTTTAAATCTCTCTTATATGATTCTAATGTATTATCGGACAACCCTTTTTCTATTTCTAAATATGTAATAAATTCACTGAGAATTTCTTTCATTTTTTAATAAACTCCTTTATATATCTTTTTTCTGTAAAGATTTTTTATATACTATTCAACAATTATATTAAAAACCCTTTTATATTTTAAAAATATTTCATTAAAGTATCAAGAATTTGTATAAATTTTTTACATATATACTGAAAGATATTTAACAAATAAAGGAGATATATACGCTTCTATTATACAGCCTAAAGCTATAAAAATATACACTATAGCTATAACTGTACTATATACAAAAAATTGATTTAAGATATTATTGTGCACATTTTTTTCCACTTTGCTTTTAATAAGCATAACTGAAAAACTTATACCTAAAACTCCTGTAACTATTATTCCTGGTATTATTATAATATTTTGTGGCAAAAGAGAAAATATAGAAAATATTAAACCCTTTAATCCCTTCTGCTTTATTATAAATCCAACTGTAAATCCTATTATAAACCCTCTCAATCCTATCAAAAACAGTATTGCTGGTATACCAATAATAGTTACTCCT includes:
- the xerD gene encoding site-specific tyrosine recombinase XerD, which codes for MKEILSEFITYLEIEKGLSDNTLESYKRDLKQFADYLKEKGKATYQEANKTTIITYLLYLQKRGRAASTISRNLASIRSLYQYMLNKNIIKNDPTFNLESPKAEKKLPCVLSLSEVERLLEQPDENTSIGARDKSMIELLYATGIRVSELVSLNIDDISLELGFIRCQGKGERERVIPIGSLAKRALETYVNKYRSKLAKKDEKALFVNYYGKRLTRQGFWKIMKRYTKKANINKKITPQTLRHSFATHLIQNGADLKSVQEMLGHSDISTTQIYMQLTKNRIREVYNKTHPRA
- the spoIIM gene encoding stage II sporulation protein M, whose product is MRKVNNVLIKHIQRNIITYFVVIMFFLIGISSGAFTTKALSDSENGELIAYLENFFKIVDTKTIDNFAILKQSLINNLQTGVLIWILGVTIIGIPAILFLIGLRGFIIGFTVGFIIKQKGLKGLIFSIFSLLPQNIIIIPGIIVTGVLGISFSVMLIKSKVEKNVHNNILNQFFVYSTVIAIVYIFIALGCIIEAYISPLFVKYLSVYM